Below is a window of Aptenodytes patagonicus chromosome 15, bAptPat1.pri.cur, whole genome shotgun sequence DNA.
GAGCACAAGGCCAGAGCGCGAGGGTCCTGCaaggagaagcggcagcagcaagaagaggggtAATGCCAGAGTCGGTGCCTCCGTCGTGctgaccagcactgctgccatcgttgctaccacagtaatagacagcctcgtcctcggcttggaccccagtgatggttaacgtgcccgtggtgcCGGACACAGAGCcagagaatcgcgaagggatgtccgagggtctctggTTCTTGttgtagatcacagtgacagggccactcccaggtgtcttctgctggtaccagccgACACCACTGCCGCTGCTacccccggagcaggtgatccggacggtttctcctggGTTCGCTGACATCGAGGGCGGCTGAGTCagtgctgcctggaccagggaacctggagagggagaggagagagggcagaagacgggggtcaggcagtgccccaggagcacagccctccctgggcagcgggaCGGGGATGGGCCCCCTGAGCCCAAAGGCcccagccaggcacagccagTCCGGCCGTGGGTGAGCACCGCGAGGAGGAGAGGGGCCCAGGCCACGGCGTCATGCCACCAGCTCTGCGTCCCCATGCCGATGGGGCTGTGCCATGGACCCCGACTCCCTCTTAAGCCCCCGCATGCCTGGGCACGGCCCCTCCGTGGAAACGTGGCCCCCAACGTTCACTGGCAGCTCCTGTCCCAGTGCtccccctgcccactgcaggcacGTCTCTGGCCCACCAAAAGGCACCGAGGTCGCTCTGGGCCGCCTGCTCCCTGGGCCACTCAGCTGGCAAAACCAGGTCCTGCTTCACACCAGGGCACCACAACCGCGTTTCTCTCAGGAGCCACAAGACTGTGACGAGCTGGATCGAGGTGTCCGGGCAAGTGCTCCTCGACTCTGGTTTTGGTAAATACAGCCTTAGCCAAGACACGTGCCAAGGGATGGCCGAAACACTTTTCTGCCCTGCCTTGCTGAAGCGGCCTCTGCAGCCGCCTTAGCCCGGCCTGCGTCCCTGGCCTCACCCACCCTTAGAGCATCCCTCTgcggcagcacagctcctccagccgcgctcccgctccccttcccctcccgccccgggcgcTTCTCCGCGGGGCTCCGCACCCGTGGCCGGCCCAGCACAAGCCCGCAGTGCACCCCCACTGCAGGCTGGTGCTCCGAGACCTCCCGGGCCAGGGGCCAGGATTGCTCCACCAGCACAGACGCTCCCACTTCTCAGCAGCACCGCGGGGACGAGGCAAAGCGCCCTGGCCTCCGCTACCTCTGGAGCATGAGGGCAAAcgcccagcctgcccagccccacacacccGCGCAGAGCTCTCCACGCCACCCTTCCCAGACCCGCCTCTGCCTTTCCGTGCTGCTCCTAAGCAGGAGGTGGGACGGGTCTGCCGAAGCCGTTAGGGTCCTTGGGCCTCTCTGACAGACCCCAAAATGATTcaggactgcgtctcaggaagcaaacagcagcttcCTTTCGGCCCCCCGAGCCCCCTCACACCAAATTCCAGCCCCCCTTCACCTTTCAGAAGCATAATCAATAGGACCCGGACACATGAAGACGGGGATTTATTATTCTATGTTCATTCTACAGAAGAGGTTCAATGCCAAGCTACCACCACCCCCTGTGACTCCCTTAGGCCAGGAACACAGCAGCCCCTCCTTAGACACAGGATATTTTCCACAGGCCTCTTTCTCTtaatcagcagctgcttctgcttcaagTTCGGGTTCGCAACCAAGACTAACGCTTTTTTACAAGCTCACAAGCCAGAAAGTGTCGTGGCTGCTTCACAGTCCAACACaccgccgcagcagcagcacccccccgtGGCCTGCCTCCACTTCGACTTaactggaaggagaaggaatgaaaggcGGTGAGAAGTCAACAAGCAGGTTTGACCATGATTCAGTACTTCTTGAACTCAATTCTTTCTACTTGCACATCATCCTCAATTAGTTGGTACACATAAGTGACAACGGTGGAAGCCTGGATATCCATCAGTACAAATGAAGGGATGATgttcctggaaagaaaacatgctttgttgATCTTCCCGATTAGCTTACACTTCTCGCTATTAACATACCTTATGCTTACGCATTCTAATACGCTTGGTTGCCAAGGGCTGGAGGGGTCTGGGAAACACTGCAGTCTGCAGGCACCGACAACAGCGTCTCGGGCAGAGTTGCACTTAGCCTAGAACAGCCCTCGAGGCTACTGAACAGCCTACGTCGTGTCAGGCTCAGACATTTAAGCTGACAGTGCCTCCAGAAGTCTGACTTCCTACAAAATATTGGCATGACGCTTCCGGGAAGACACCAGAAAGCCAAACGACTTCAAGACGCTGTGCAACTCGCCCCTCTCCGGGCCCAGGGAGCAGCCGCAGACGCACCAGTGCCGGGCTGTCACGCCCAACACGTGGGCTAAGTAAAACCCTGGTAACAGGGGAGCCCCACTGCGGTCCCCGGGAAGAGAGAGAGCTGGCCTCCTTCTCCTCACAGCACTTGCCAGCGCTCTGCAGCACGGTGGCCAGACACTCACAGGTGAACACACACATTTTGGGTAACACCTATGGGCTCTGCTGCGCTGGGCAGCTCAGGCTCCCCCTCACTCACGTTTCCAGAGCACTGTAGGCTCCTGTAGCTGATCCCGGGTTGATGTAGAATTTGTTTTCATGTTCAAATGCTTCAAATCTGTGCGTGTGTCCTGAGATGAGAATGTCCACAtccagctgcctctgcagcagtgccaggctggCCACATCGCCCCAGGGAATAACTTGATGGCCGTGAATCAGCCCGATTCTGAACTGCCCGACAGTTACTACTTTCTCTTCAGGATAATTCAGGCTCTGAGAAGGAGAAAGGCACAGCCTATATATCAGCCAAACACCCCTCACCTACGCAATGCAGGTTCCTACGTTCCAAGACACGAACGTGCCTTTCCCTATTTGAGTGTACAAGGTCTCTTTCAACACGCGGACCCACTGGATGCTTGTACCACACCCCAGCAAGAGCAACTGCAGAGCAAAGAGCGGGGAATTTGCGCAGAGACCAGAAGCCTCAAGGCTACCCAACAGTAAATAAACACAGATACACAAGTCCCCAGGTCCTGCAACTACACAGCCAGCTGGGGGACTCCAGCAGCCTCAGCAGTCACAGACAGACTTGTGCCAGAGTTCACATGAATCAAGTGCATGTATTACCCCCCACACCCAGCCCCCCTGCTGCAACTGTGACAAGAAGGGTCTAGAAaatcattttgtttcttcagtctTACTCATCCCTACTTCCTATCCTAGTGAATTACAGTTCAGGAATTGCTAAAGCCGAAGGACTCCCCAGGTCTCATCAAGACAACCACAGCACACGGGAAGGGGGGCTGAGGAATCAACAGCAGCAGGAACGTTACCTCAGAGTCCCCCCTAACAACGTGGATGTCCCCAGCCAGAGTCCTGAGGTAGTCATAGCTCTCCTTGGTGCAGAGGTTTCCTGTACACAAGATGTGCTGAATCTTTCCGGGAACCAGCAGCTCCTTGAACTTCACCGGTAGACCACTGCACCGGTGTGGGATGTGAAGGTCCCCTAACACTAACACCAACTTTGCACACAAGCGGGAGGAAAGAGAGAGTTTTTAACCCGGGTTGCTTAACAGAACAGCACAAAACCTTTTTGCCGCTCCAGGGCGTTCGCAGAGTCTGGCGAACCATTACAGGCCCAGCAGGGATTTCTTTCAGATTCAGCTTTGAGGAAACAACCCCTCAGCGTGCCCGAGCTGCCCCGCAGACAGCCCAGCCTGCTCCCACCCGGGGAGAGCCGGGCGCTCTCACTCCCTCCCGCAGGTAGCCGGAGGTGAGGGAACGCCCTGCCCGGGGAGACCAaggcggcgggcgccgccgcaACGCGGCGAGCCGGGCCAAGCGGCCGCCCCACGCTGAACCCGCGGGCTCGGGgccgctcccccggcccggcggtGCAGCGAAGCGGCAGCGAAGCGGCAGCGAAGCGGCCCCGGGCGCCCTCGGCCGCCGCTCACCATCCCGCTCCTCCGCGCAGCTCCGATCGCCCCGTTACTCTGACGCGCGCTGAGGTAACCAGGAAGTGACGCgcctctttttctcctcccccaaGCCAATGGCAGCTCCAGCGGCTCCCCACGTGATGTCGGCGCCCGTGAAGGGCCCTAACGCCCGCCCCGGTGCGTGCCCGCAGTGCTGAGCATGCGCAGTACGGAGGCGCGGCCGTCGCCGCTGTTGAAGTGCGAAAGGCTGCGGCGtgtccgtcgtccccccccccccccccgggtgttTTTAACGAAATCTGTGGGATTTTTGTGGAAAAATGCGTTGTCTTTCCGTGTGAAAATGTTCGTATAAAGTACCCACAAGTGCCCGCGTGGCTAAACGTGTCCTTTTCCCCTCAGAAGCTATGGGGGGCGCTGGGGCTGTGAGGGGGTGCGGGGTGAGGGGAGATGGCGGTGTGGGGAGGCGAGGGGTGAAGGGGCCGGGGGCGGGAGACGTTGGGGGCCGTGAGGAGGCGTTGAGGATGCTCAGAAGGGGACAGGTCCCTACGGCGTGGGGAGAGGCCCCCCCGTGAGCAGGGCACGGCGGGTGGTACCTGCGGTGGGGGCCTCCGGCCCTCTGGGGGAGGTGGGCTCTGCCAGGGGTGGGTGACACAGCTCCATCCGGGCCCAAGAGATCCCACCAAACTCCACGCCATAGCGCCTTTGGCTCGCCCTCGGAACTCCGGTACCCCAGGGCATGGCGCCATGCCCACGGAGGGACGCCCGAGGGGCTCCTCTGGACGCCACATACATGACACAAGCCGCGTGGCTAAGGATTAACCTTTATTATCAGGTGAGCCAAACTGCGCAGAAGTCCAAGCCAGGATCACGCCCGCGTTGTGCCAAGTGCTGGAAGAGCCCAGGAAAGCCAGGCCATGGCGGAGCTCTCCATCTCCCACCGCAGCAGGAGATCCCCACTCCTGTGTGTTCCTGGGCTGAGCCCTGGCAGGTCTCGCACCATGTCAGGCTGTCTAATGCTCCATGGGGGATGCTTGGGCTCAAAGGGGAAGTTGTTGCACCTCACAGCACAACACAGTGCTGCTGGGCTTGCTCAAGCATGCAAGAGGGTCTTTTTCCATTCCTCCTAGGGCTGCTGTTCTCCCTGTTGGGGGCTTTGCGTCAGGGTTGCAAGGGAAAATGCAGAAAGCTTTTGTTCCCCGATTCTAAAACCAGTTGAAGGCACGTGACAGGGAGCAGTAATAGTTGCCGTTGTCTTCATGGCAGGTGGATGTGATGATGAGGATGCAGGCATTGCTGGCGAGGTCTTTGATAGCAGAGAAGCGGTCAGGAATCTTGGCGGGCTTGTGCTTGTCTTCCTCGGAGTTGTAATAGAGCAGATACCTCAGGGAGTGCCCCGGGCGCTGCTGGTACCAGGAGATGCCGAACTCGCTGATATTGTACTGGGGGCTCAGGGTGCAGGACAGCCGAGCAGTCTGCCCAGGCAGCACCGACACGGAGGATGGCTGGGTCAGCACGGGCTGAGCCCCGGAAGCTGCACACACCAAGGATGCAGTTACTGATGGGCTGAGCCATGTCCCCCACCGCCCTCAGCCCTAAAATGTCCCCCTGCTCTCTTGAGGCAACCCCATTACCCAGCCTCCATCCTGCTCATCACACCACACAGCCCTGGAGCAAAATGCCCTACTCGGACTAACATCCTCCTGGCACAGCCCAGTCCTGCCCGCCACCCGGCAGTGCCCCCCCCAGACAGCAGCTAGCTCAGCCACACCACCCTTACCTGTCCCCACTGTGCCCACCAGGAGCAGGACCATGAAGCCCAGGGCCATGGCaggaagcagaggaagggaggCTGTTTCGGAGAGGGTCTGCAGTGCTACACGAACCCAGGTTGCTGTGCCGCTGGCGCCGGTGAGGCGTATGTAAATGACACAGGGGGCTCAGGGACTCCGGCTCCCCGCGTTGCTCGCTTTGCTGCAGCTGGGCTTCAGGGAGGGGGCTCGAAGCAGTGGGGCGAGAGCTAAGCATTGCGACCCACTGCCCACCTTCACCCCAGGCTAGGCCGTTTCCTCCAGGTGCACCGATGCACGCACAGCCCACCCCACCACTCTCTGCCCCGGGTATGGCGGGGAGGCATCACTGACCATCTCTCCTCTCTGATGGGGGGAGCAGAGAGGTTTCCCTGTGGTCTTACACTCCGACCTTTTGCCTCGGGCCCTCTGCCACCAGGTGCGCAGGAGGCCAGGAGCCTGAGCCACACCATGCCAAGGATGCCCTGCGGTAGCAGCAGGCTGGAGgccagctggctctgctgccgcCAGGGAGAATGAAAGATAGGACGTGCCAGAGCCCCCCAGCAGCTGTCTCATCGCAGATGCAATATAAGGAAAGTTGCTGCTCCCTTCTCCATGCAGCTCCATCGCTGTGACAAGAGTGACTGCCCCGCGGCATGGGCTGGGAGCTGCCGACGGTGCTGAGAGCGCTGCCTCTTCGCCAGGGCTGCCTCAAAAACAGCAGCCACGGGCAAACATGCGGGGGTGGCTGCCAAAGTCACCTGCCAGAAGGCATTTCCCAAGGGAGCCGAGTGCGGCAAGACACAGCTGTAGCACAGCTGGTGCCTTGGGCGGAAAGACAGCAGACCGTTACAGCAAAAGGCTGCCAGACTCACCGGGCGTAAAGCCCCTCCCGTCTGTAACACCCATCGCAGGGCTCAGAGACACCACATTACACAGCCAGCCACAGTCAAAGGCTGGCCTCCCCCCAGCACGTCTCTGCACCCTCCAGCCACCAGCCCACGGCAGTCCTTCACAGCAGGGCGGTCGGCAGGCACTTCGCAGTGTCCCGTAACCAGTGGGTACCTCCTGCCCTCCACAGGCAGGCTCAGCCCCCCCCGATGCCACCACATCACCATCCAGGGATggccctttccctcccctctgcagcacccagctctgctcccaagGTGTCCCCAAGCCAAAGACGTTTGCAAGTGGTTCCTGACGTGACTGGCCCGTGCGTGCTCTGGGTTTGAGGGAAAATGGAGCTCTGAGGCAGAGCCCTGCCTCATTAGAACACCCCAGCACCGTGTCTCTGGCACGGGCAGGTCCTGAAGAGAAGCACCACTATCATCCAAGGATGCGACGCAGCAAGTTGGACACTTGCTTTGCTGTGCCATGCTGCAGTGCTCTGAACAAGGGCTGGTGCGCCCAACGGCTCGtctattttttcctcattctctATCAGTTGGTCTAACAAAAGCAATTACCCACACCACCTTGCCCAATTTACTGTGACACAGCCTCCCTTGGGAGCAGTGAGGGGAAAATGAGAGTGAAAGGCGGTGACTGGGACAATCAGAACAGCTATAACACAGATGCCACAGAGCAGGGTCCGCACCTGTAGTGCCATGAAGTAGCAAGGTGCCAATTAGCCCTGATGGGACCATACAGCACCTTGCACACCTGGGCCGCAGGGGCTGCTGCAGTACAGGAGGGCAGCAAGGGTTGTCGTACACCTGCCAGGGGGATGTGGAGCATATAGGTGCCACACAGCAGTCCCTGCACATGCAGTAAAGCCTGCCTGTGTCCCACCTGTGCCCATCCAGGCAAACCTGCTATATCAGACTTATTTAAGCCAGGCTACAGCAGGCAGCAACAGCTGCACGAGACCAGCTCCAAAACCCACTCAAGGCTGGGGCTTTGCCTTCATGTCTTCCGACCTCGTGAAGCCCTGCCATTGCAGCATATGAGCAGCTTGTGTTTCATACAGCCAGGCCCCTGCGCCCATGCAGGTACGAGCACGCTGCAGACGCAGCTCCAGCTGTTGCCCACCAGCACTCCCCAAACTCTGCAAGGTGGTGGCAAGGTGAACATGAGTCGTCCTGCATATGTGTCCTAGGTGAGGAgcgtcacacacacacaccctgtcACCAAGCCCCGAGCAGATCAAGTCCATGGATTAGACAGAGACTGTGAAACGAAGACCCACCAAGGCAGAAGGAAATCACATCCTCATGCAAGGAGGGGCATTTTGGAGAAAGGAATTTGTCCACGAGCAGCGAGCACTGGATATGCAGTACATCAGTGTTGTTACGAGTTCCCACCATTCAGGTCCTCCACATCTGCTGACCAGCCTGGGGACATGATTTCATCCGAATGTCTCAGCGTCTCTGCAGGAAAAGGGGATGATGCTACAGGGCCCCCTAAGCACTGCTGCAGGATCACTTGCACAGCAACATTTGGGCACCAAATGGAAGATGCAGCTGGTGCATAAAGCCATGCACATCGCTCTGACAGCCCAGGGTGCAGGGAAGTACCGGGCTGTGCAAAGTGCAAGAGTGGGTACAAGCCCAGCCCCACGCTCACCCTGTTCTGCCAGCTTTATTGCCTCCTGCATGAGGTACAAGAGGTGCTCAGTGAACAGAAGGAACTCACCCAAACGAAGCAGGTTTTATCCCAGATTGACACGTCACTGACCAAGCACAGCTATCCCTGTCAGGCCAGGGCAAAACATGGACCAGGACTTACTGCCATTTGCTGCTAAGCCCTGTGgcttcctcctgctctgcagcgCAGGTACAGCTGCTGTCCTGACAACTGCCCACAGCTCCTCCCTGGCTGTGAAACCCCACTACCTCACGCCCCAGAGTAGGACCGGAGCAGGCAGGGTCCTGAGGAAGGTTTTTCCAGTGGCATCCGACCATCTCACAGGGGAGACCACGGCTGCCCTTGCAGCGGCACTGGGCTCAGCTAGCAGCAGGGTGGGCAGATGTGGCACTGCAGCCCAGACAAGCTGCAGGACAAACAGCGGCAGCAGGAAACACCACAAGACTGCAAAAAGTCTGAACTTCAGAGCAGCTGGGACCACACAGACCAGGCAGCCTTCCCAAAAGGCTGTTGTTTAGCCCAGCCCCTGCTCTACCCGCCCCATCTCCCactccccagctgcaggagccTTGGGAATCTGCGGGGGCCATTCCCAGTTGCTGGGAAATCTGGCTACTGAAACCATGACAGCATCAGCTGGAAATGCAGCCCCTCCCTGGGCTCTCCAGCAGCTAACACCATCGCCATCAGGCATTTTGTCatccccgctgcctgcaggacggTGCCCGGCATGAGCAGCCCCCACATCGCAGGCCTGGGCCCCCACCGGAGGAGAGGAGCTCTGGGAAGAGGCATGCAAAGCGCCACGTTCGTTACGGTGAGATACGGAGGTACATGGGGAAAGCACCGGCTTTGCCTCAGCTCTGGGGGCCAGCTGGTCACCTGGACCATCTTCATCACCACCAGGGGGTGGCCCcatgaggggcagggagggacacGGCACCTTGATGCACAGCAATGCCCAGTGGTGAGGGAACAGGGCAGGAGAGCTCTGCCAGGGCACATCAGCATCTTTTGCCtcatctgtgtaaaaaaaaaaaaaaggggagatcTTTAACCCCTACACAATGAATCACAGAGGAAAACCATCCCAGCAGAACTAAGTTAATCACAGGGAGGGAGGCCAGAGGCAAGGATGAGTTCCTAGCCTTGCAGCTCTGAGGAATCACTGGAGGGGGCTCTGCTTATCTAGGCACAACCAGAAGAGCCATGGGGCAGAAGTGACAGCTGCCAGCAGAGCTCC
It encodes the following:
- the LOC143167448 gene encoding pre-B lymphocyte protein 3-like, which translates into the protein MALGFMVLLLVGTVGTASGAQPVLTQPSSVSVLPGQTARLSCTLSPQYNISEFGISWYQQRPGHSLRYLLYYNSEEDKHKPAKIPDRFSAIKDLASNACILIITSTCHEDNGNYYCSLSRAFNWF
- the LOC143167477 gene encoding vacuolar protein sorting-associated protein 29-like, yielding MLVLVLGDLHIPHRCSGLPVKFKELLVPGKIQHILCTGNLCTKESYDYLRTLAGDIHVVRGDSESLNYPEEKVVTVGQFRIGLIHGHQVIPWGDVASLALLQRQLDVDILISGHTHRFEAFEHENKFYINPGSATGAYSALETNIIPSFVLMDIQASTVVTYVYQLIEDDVQVERIEFKKY